Genomic DNA from Eschrichtius robustus isolate mEscRob2 chromosome 4, mEscRob2.pri, whole genome shotgun sequence:
ATGTATTGGCTTGCACTTATGtctgtatatgcatatgtgtttatCGAAAATGAGGATCATTGTACATACATGGGGTTTTGTGtgctattttctttccttgtataaTTAAATGAGACCTTATTGGATATAAGAGCTAAAAAAATGATAACTGTGGTTTGAGAAGAGGTATATTTTGTACAGTGGTTCTTCACCCTGGCTAAGAATCAAAAACACTAACTGAACATTTTAACAGATAATCAGTTTTGATCTACTCATGGGGTTTTGATTCATTAGGTGTGGGGCAGGGTCCGGGCATTTGTAATTTTCAAAATCATCACCAGAGATTCTAATGCAAAGCCAGGTTGGAGAGCCACTGGTTAGGTGGTTAAAGGAAGGGTGAAGAATTATATTCTAACTcagctatttattttcattaggaTTGGGAACTTAATCTCATAGACTTAGTTTCTTGATCCTTAAAATGAAGTAATTCCACTTGTCAGGTATCTAACTCTCTAAATGCTGTGGCATAGAATGAGATAATGTCTAGATGTAACTTTTGCTTAGGGGTGGACAAAATTACATAATTATGATTACACTAAAGCCAAGTGGTGTAATGTTTTACAAAATGGTCAATATTCTGCTTGTGAATAATACAATTTATCCATATCCCTGTTTCTTTGAGCCCAGGATATTATAAAATTAACTAGCCAAACATTAAGAGGGTTTTCTATATTACTTTAACGATTCTACTAGtttgcattcattttttaaagattctgttATTTAATGGAAATCACCACCATTTGACTGTAATATTGGAGTTAAACTGAAAATATACAACAACCTGGAAATATTTTGAGCATAACTCAGAAAAACTCTCtctatatcatatggtattttatcAGATTAATGCATCTTTCTCTGAACCAAAATTTAGGGTTGGACAAAGTCAGCCCATGGTATCTCTCCAGAGTTGTTACCAAATGCCAGCATTCTAGGTGCAGAGAGGACACAACCTAAGGCTTAGTGAGCTCTTTAATTCCCAACACAGGAATGTCCTGGAAACTCAGGGGCCCTGAAGAGTCTCAGCTGGTCTTTCTTTTGGAGCTCTTAAGTGAGCCTAATATTAACAAACTGTTACCAGCCCAGCAGTGGTGGTATCTAGATTGTGATAGCACTGTACGTGTTTGTAGCCCTGCTATGGGAATCAGAGCTACAAATATAGAAGAAAGCATTCAATGGACAGGGTATACAGCCATCTCTGTATAGGAGTGATGGTATTCCTTTCATTTACCTGTCCTTGCTCATGAGGCATTTTGAAGGAGAACACAGAGGGCATAACCTGTCAAAAAGGAATTATAAAAAAGTTATActtgactttttaatttaaaattccagAGCTGTTTTCTTTAGACctaaacatataaatgtataatttgtATTAGCAGACTTCTATGACAACAAAAGGTCATCTATTGTGTGTACCATCATTAATGCAAACTGccctttttttaaagatgaaatttgCTTAGTTATCCTTTCCAAGACATGTTTTAACACTTTTGATTTGTGACCGTGATCCTAGACTGCTGACTTAAATAGCACTTTTTATGTCAGAAATCAGAAAGATAAGGAATTACTTCCAGTGATGGTAGAAACATATTATGAGAAAGAATTCTTGCTCAATAACTCCTGTCTTATTTCAAAGCtggttcatattctttttcacattccatGTGCATTATCTCTTTTCTGAGTAACAAGATGGAAGAGGCCCGACTTACGTTATTAGGGCCCTGTTGGGTCTGCAGTGGTGTTTGAGGCTGTGAGGGGTCCAGCTGTCCTGCCTGGGTTTCTTGGGCAAAACTGACCCGTCCTGGGAATGCTATCTGATTTGGGACCAGTCCAGCAAACCGGTCGAGAGTTGATAAAGAGAATCGGGGGAGTCCTGGAATTTGagcctgctgctgctgttgtagaATCCCAGGGAAAGGAGGAATCCATGGATTAAATGGACCCTGGGAAGACACAAAAGGAACgaagcatttctttttcatttcaaaaagaatttaaaatcagTCCTGAGCAAGAAGGAGACAAAATGTAAACAATTTCTATATTTCCATTGCTCCATTATAAAAAAGGGCAGATCCTGGCACATTGTGAGCCATGCAAGCAGCAGGAACAATGCTAAATCCCCAGTGTCCATAATGTGACATATGGGGCAGAATGGGGTGGATAAAGGCTACAGTTTTTGCAGTTGCCAGACtggtttcaaatttttttttttttttttttttttttttttttaccacttagCTGAGTATGACTTTGTGTAAAATGGTTAATTTAAATATCTCGTAGTTATGAGAGTttgtgcctggcatataacaagttctcaataaataaatgttcaccCGATTATAGTTTTTACTTTAGTCTTCAAACAAATGGTATTTAGAATACAAAGGACAAattcataactttaaaaattaagattttagaAATGGAATCAGAAAACATTTTGTTCTCGTACCAAGTACCACAAGAAATGAGTGGTAGAAATGTATTCTTGAAATAATTATTGAGGTAGGGGTACCTGAAGCTGTAGTGGCTGAAGCTGAGCATTATTAAGATTCAGAAGTAACTAGAGAAGGAAAGATAATATGAAAACAAGATTACTACACATGCTAAAACTATTAAGAACGTTTACTACAAATATAGCACAAGTCAGAGCTAGCTGATCATAATTTCCTGTTAAAGGTGAGATGTTTTCTTACTAAGCTTATAATAAATGACAGTGATTAGAGTTTAGGACTTAACTACCTCTTCCCTGCTGTATATGAGATTGCACAACTTTAGCCCATTCCAGTGGTTTAGTTAGTCATTTTATGCTCTTAAACACCTATTTACACCATATCAGGTGTTATTAGAACAAAAAGGTATACAAGAATCTGTCTCTGCTTTTAAAGAATTTGCAATCAAACAAGGGAGGCAAAGTAATATTCTAGAAACAACTTGGTatacaaaacaaacataaacattggaaatgcatttggaTATAAAGAGCTAGTGGGTAGAATTGCAAGATAAATCAACAGAAAGCTTTTTATCTCTTCCCCACTGGGCTtctataaaacaaagaaataaaaaaactggGGGACATTGTTTTAAGTATTTAAACTAATCTCATTGCTGTTGCTTGCAGACATAACGCGCTGTGGAATAAgctaaacaaaaacccaaaaaacagaaatGGTAAAAGAAGACTTGTTATGGGTTTCACACAATGATTTCAATTGTACCATGACATCACTTACTGGGGCTGACATTGTGGCTCCCAGTATCCCAAGAAgaattatagttttcattttcagatgaaatatctagaaaataCGTTGTGAAACTTAgctttaaaaaagattttctacGTAAAAATCATGATGACAATAAATTAGCTGGTATTGTTCAATCAGAAGGGTAGTTGGCTGAATTTTAcaatatttacttatatattaggatttaaaataaaaaagggacATTTATAAATATCTGTAACAGAACTCATTCTTTTTCTCAGAGCAGCATTTTATAAAAACCAAAattgtttgcttttccttttagCTTGCGCCAAATAACTCATTTGGTGGCATGTGATGTAGTTGAATGAATTTATGAACAAGATGGCCTCATTCCCTGTGCTGTTCTACATTGTAGGTAGTGGGTCCTTTGGACCATGGGAGGCCCATGACTGAGGTCAATGAACTAGGTCTTTATTATGCAAACAATTTTATTGTCTATTTAATGTAGTGATAAGAATACCACAATAAAGGTCTGACAATAACAGTTCAGTACCAGGTAGTGTCGATTTAAAAGCctaataacattaaaatatattaaaactaagCGACAGAGTCAAAATTTTTCTAATTCAAGGAAATAGTTTATAAAATTAAACTGTAATACTGATTTATAGTCTAACCTGTGGAAATATATTATTTCTTGTCCTCCAGATTTGAAAACTCCTGCCCTAGTTCAAACCATTGACCTACACAAGCATTTAGGGTGACTTTGGTAGTTTATCCTGCAGAGTTGACTGATTTGTGTTCTTAAAattatgaaagcaaagatttgatATCTTACCTCACTCTTTTACCTATGAAGAGAAATCTAGACTCATTCAAGGTCTGTGtcctttttatcttttggctCTGCTGCTTGGAGcttctcttaaattttaaaacccCATCTTTAGAAGAGGAGGACCAATCATTTTTCAAAGGGACCAGTGATTGAGTGGGCTTCAGACAATGGCTTAGTTAATAACTCCTTTCCTAATCATCTAGGTGGTATATGGAGTCCCACAGTTTTAGTAATGTCATTAAATTATCCTCAGAAATGTTTCCCTGTGATCATTCCTGGCTTCTGCTTTGGTTACGACTAATTCTTCtagaataataatttttctctgcTCCTTCTTTTACCCTCCTTAAAATGGATACCTTAATAGAGCAACTTTAAAAGACTTTATTCAAGGATTAATgggtgattatttttattttaagagtaaaatacaaaattattagACATAAGGCGAGGGcctaaaagacaaaaattcaaaACCTCTTTAGGGGCAGTGAAGATTCTTTGGTTCTTCAGTGCTGGACTGAGTAAATATGAGCTAATTTAATTTAGGTTCAACCTTAAAAACACCAGTATATCTCCTTTTACCTAGGAATTAACTCCTTAAAATATAGCTAAATCTCTATGTGTCTATGACATGTGTTTCCAGGTGATCATGTTGCTtggaataaataatttaataaatatgaagCATGATGGCGTACATTTTCAAAACAATAGAGAGTGAAtgctttgtgttttaaaaaattctattttgctGAATATGATTTTAGCATTCAAAATACAACTTAAGTATTACTATTTGCCCattattgttatttaaattttcttcataaAGTGAGTTTTGCATTTGTCTTGTTTTCCTTTATTGTTAATACTCACCCCACTCTGATAAGTAGTCAAAGATCACAAATTTTGTGATAATGTATTAACAGTGAATTTCCATTGTGCAAGAGTTCTTTGGTTAATTTAATCTTGGACAACTAACGGTAGCCTTATCATGCAGGGAAACAAAGTTATAATAAATTTGTCTTTCTTAGTAGAATGAGACCCTTAGAACTTGAAtaactcattaaaaataaaatgattataccATTTACTATCTAGCCAAAACAAAAACTACAGGGACAAAAAAATACTTAAGATAACAAGACTCTTTTCTTTACTAAAGCAGAGAAGCTACTACAAGGATTGAAGAAAGGAACCATCCCAAGATTTAGAAGAGTTGTCTTTTTAGATTAGTTAAATAGTTAGAACACTATTtatctataaattatatatttatctataacTATTTATCTGTTAGGCCAGATATTAATGCAGATTTTACTAGAACCAGGTTGTTGGTTAATCTAACCAATTGTTACCTGGAAAATCCAGTAGGTCTGTTGAATGGGTGATGGCTCTAAATTGCCTGATGATATGTTTTTAGTGATTGACCTTAGTTTATCCTGAATAGTGTCAAATTAAATTTAGTAAACCATAAGCTCTCAGTCTCCTGAGATTTGCTACTGCACTGTGCAGGGTCTTAGGCAGCTAACCCCACGACTGAGCCAGAAAGTTGTCAGGGCCAAGCACTGAAAAAGTTAGCACCTCTATTACACAGCCAAAATAGAGTCAATGTGAACATTATTACCTTGATGATGAACAGTTTCACCTAGCTGCATTCCTCaaatctgaaggtagttgggagGAGATTTCtgtcattgttttcattttgtttttattttccattacttGAATATTCTAAAGAAAAGCAGTTGAAACTCTCTAGTTATGCAACAAGTTGAAGTGGAAAAAAGGTAGGCTATGCTTTCCTATGTGATCGCTTTCAATTTCCTAAGTCACCGGAGGCAAAGTTCTGGAGGCAAAGTTTCCTTCCTCTGAGTAGGAAGGAAAATAGCAAGGGGCTCTAGTTTAATTCTTATCACACTGTAGTGTAAAtagtgtctgtgtctgtttctccCACTCAACTGTGTTGAACTTACTAATTTTTCTATCCCATGTCAGTCACCCAGTAGGTATTCCATTGgcttttgttaaataaatgggtTCTTTCATTCAGGGGAGAGGAAGGTCATCCAGGTGCAGAGCAATGTCAGTCTGTATGGATTAAGGGGCAGGGACATTAAGCAGAGGAACCTGAAGATGAGGAAATCCTGAACCAGGTATTGTCACCGtgacttcattattttattttagctcaATTACCAGAACACCAGACATCTCTTTATTCAAATAGAAGTACAAAAACACATAACAATGCCAAGTATTGTACATCTGACTGTTGGATTATGTACCCTTGAAATTATCTGTATCTTTTCTCTGTTCCAATAACATAAATGATGAAGCAGAAACAACAATGGGTTATAAGTTAGTCCTTTCAAAATGTTATCTCTGCTTTTTATGTTGTTGTTCATCTAACCTGAAAATCAATTAAAAGGTTTACAGAGAACCGTTGTCAAGTAGATTCTTTGGATTAAGAGAATCGAATTTGAATTTTAGCACtgcttataataaaaaataaatttcttgctTATGAGTTATACTTTTCCAGGAACTTCTAATTACGCACCAAGTTAGGCAGGACAGATATATCACTGCCACGTTTCAATGAGAAATCTGAGGTACAGAAGGTTCAGTGACTTCctcctttcatttattcatacGACAAATACTTATTGTGCAGCTTCTATAGTTCATGTCCTTTCTGGGCACTGAGAAATTAGTGTTAATAAAACAGACATTGTTTCTGCCTTCACAGAAATTGCTGTTTCTTCCACTGTCAAAAAAGTACCACAAACGTGCCCAGTATGCAGGTCTTTTGATTCTTAACCAAGTAGCCTTTCTAAGGCACCAAGCTACCTAACCAGAGAGGAGAGATGCATAGCACAATTCCAAAGATAATTagcagataaaaataataaatggtaaAAGTGGGTATTTTCATATATTGCCAGAGTTGAACAATAAATCTCATCTCAATGAAGGCAATAGGTTTTGTGATGCTAACAATTATTTCAACAGTAGCCTGTGTAGTAAATACAGAGAATAAGCAAGCTCTTAATCAAATCTCTTCTGTTACATAGTGTTCACTTTTAATTTACTAAAGTGATCCCTCTGTTTAATAGTGTACATTACTGGATATTAATGATCACATGTCCACTATGGCTCTGACTTGATAATATGAgtctaattttattatatttaagatTGGTAGTTATGTGCATGTAAATTATGACTATAAAGTATAATTTCTAGGAGTAGTCTGTTCAGGAATAGAGGTAGTAAGAAAAATAATCTACACCTCTTCCTTTCACAAAAAGACCCATGAGTTGCAGAGTAACTGAGAAGCCAGCCCACAACGAAGCTCGGGCTATAGGATGGCGGCTGCCTGGGATGCGGTGAAGTGCAGCCTGTGGAGTGTGCAGTGGAAGCACACCCCCCCAACATAGCCCATCATGGTCTGGGAATAATCATCATCCGCCTTCTCAGAAAATCACTTCTTTTGTCCCCTGACCTGAACTGGTTTCTTTTTCTACTGGACCTCTATCTAGAGTATTTATTTGTGTCCCTTGCTCTTTATGAATACAGAACCCtgtatctgtttcttctttttggaCCTGTCATCAGAGTTTGACCCCAACCTCTTTTCTGTACTATAACCTCCCAGAAACAAATACATCCATTTTAATCAAAATCTTGTAGTTCTAGTAACTTGATTTAAGATTAGTGTTTTTGGCTGATTTCTTGCTTTCTCCCTTTCAGACATCTAGCCGAGCCCATGCTGTGGTCATTCACTCTCCTATGAACGTCCTGTCAAGGGAGCCTAGTAGCCCAGGTCAGTATGCTTTAGCCTCTCTCAAAATTCTTCGGATtgtcttgtttttcattttgttacatTAAAAGTTTACCGCACCAAGATTTTATGCCTTCTGACAGCAGCAATATTTTATTGCTCAAAATATTTGCTAGCctgtcttccttttttcttctcttttccccttgCCTTCTTCCATCTATTTagtccttttcttcctttatctcctactctatttcttttttcttcttccacctAACCTGGTTTATAAAGCCCTCAATTATTGGATCCTTGTTTTATTCTCTTACTTTGTTGCTTCTCACTCGGGTCCTTGTTCGCTAAGCTCCAACCATGCCAGCTTTCTTTCCGAATATTGAACACGTTAAATTTATTCCCGCCTTGAGGACTTTGTATTTGTTCTCTAAGCCTGGGATGCCCTTTCTCTGACCACTGAGGGGCTGATGCCTTCTTGTCATTCAATTTAGGAATCACCCCACAAAAGGATGTTCCCAGACTCTTACCCAATCTAGAGCAGTCACCTCTGTCATATCACCCTACTTAAATTCCCTGCAGAGCATGTGCCAGTGTCTCATAactgatatatttatttacttatttgattatttattctttgtagtgttactcataaacatttgtttttattttttaccttccaTCACTAGAGTATAACTTCATTAGAGCagaatctttgttttgttcacttctttatcctcagtgcctagaatggtgcctggcccATATCAGgtattcaaatatttgttgaacaattgCATGATGATTGTTCTGAAGAAATTCCAAAGACACACTTGAACATAAAGAGATTAAATGCTTCTTAGAGcactaacaaatattaaaagtcattgaaagaggggagagatatgggaacatatgtatatgtataactgattcactttgttataaagca
This window encodes:
- the ODAM gene encoding LOW QUALITY PROTEIN: odontogenic ameloblast-associated protein (The sequence of the model RefSeq protein was modified relative to this genomic sequence to represent the inferred CDS: substituted 2 bases at 2 genomic stop codons) yields the protein MKTIILLGILGATMSAPLIPQRVMSASNSNEISLNTXNNLLLNLNNAQLQPLQLQGPFNPWIPPFPGILQQQQQAQIPGLPRFSLSTLDRFAGLVPNQIAFPGRVSFAQETQAGQLDPSQPQTPLQTQQGPNNVMPSVFSFKMPHEQGQMPLXYPVYVLLPWEQPQQTVAQSPLQTGHLLFEEQMPFYTEFGYIPQQAEPVMLRGQQQPAFDPFLGTAPEIAVMPAGGVSPYLQKEMINFKHANAGIFIPSTSQKLSTTNFFTSAMDPTITPELMEKKAKTSSLKEP